From the genome of Canis lupus familiaris isolate Mischka breed German Shepherd chromosome 8, alternate assembly UU_Cfam_GSD_1.0, whole genome shotgun sequence, one region includes:
- the PTGDR gene encoding prostaglandin D2 receptor, with protein MRPPLYRCHNTTSVEKGNSATMGAVLFSAGLLGNLLALGLLARSGLGSCRPRPPPSVFCVLVCGLTVTDLLGKSLVSPFVLAAYAQNRSLWGLAPASGSSLCQAFAFFMSFFGLASTLQLLAMALECWLSLGHPFFYRRHITLRRGALVAPIVGAFCLVFCALPFAGFGKFVQYCPGTWCFIQMMHEERSWSVLGYSALYASLMALLVLAIVLCNLSAMRNLYAMHRRLRQRPRSGARDRAEPGADERDAAAQPLEELDHLLLLALMTVLFTMCSLPLIYRAYYGAFKTVHEKDGNTEEVEDLRALRFLSVISIVDPWIFIIFRTPVFRMFFHKIFIRPLMYRNWPSNSCRTNMESSL; from the exons ATGCGGCCGCCGCTCTACCGCTGCCACAACACCACCTCGGTGGAGAAGGGCAACTCGGCGACGATGGGCGCGGTGCTCTTCAGCGCAGGTCTCCTGGGCAACCTGCTGGCCCTGGGGCTGCTGGCGCGCTCCGGGCTGGGCTCGTGccggccgcgcccgccgccctcGGTCTTCTGCGTGCTGGTGTGCGGCCTGACGGTCACAGACTTGCTGGGCAAGTCCCTCGTGAGCCCTTTCGTGCTGGCCGCCTACGCGCAGAACCGGAGCCTGTGGGGACTGGCGCCCGCGTCGGGCAGCTCGCTGTGCCAAGCCTTCGCCTTCTTCATGTCCTTCTTTGGGCTCGCCTCGACGCTGCAGCTCCTGGCCATGGCCCTGGAGTGCTGGCTGTCTTTGGGGCACCCCTTCTTCTACCGACGGCACATCACCCTGCGCCGCGGCGCGCTCGTGGCGCCCATCGTGGGCGCCTTCTGCCTGGTTTTCTGCGCGCTGCCCTTCGCGGGCTTCGGGAAGTTCGTGCAGTACTGTCCTGGCACCTGGTGCTTCATCCAGATGATGCACGAGGAGCGCTCGTGGTCGGTGCTGGGCTACTCAGCGCTCTACGCCAGCCTCATGGCGCTGCTGGTCCTCGCCATCGTGCTGTGCAACTTGAGCGCCATGCGCAACCTCTACGCCATGCACCGGCGGCTGCGGCAGCGCCCGCGCTCGGGCGCCCGGGACCGCGCGGAGCCGGGCGCGGACGAGAGGGACGCGGCGGCGCAGCCCCTGGAGGAGCTGGAccacctgctgctgctggcccTCATGACCGTGCTCTTCACTATGTGCTCCCTGCCTTTAATA tatCGTGCTTACTATGGAGCATTTAAAACTGTCCATGAGAAAGATGGAAACACTGAAGAAGTGGAAGACCTCCGAGCCTTGCGTTTTCTATCTGTAATCTCCATTGTGGATCCTTggattttcataattttcagaaCACCAGTATTTCGGATGTTTTTCCACAAGATTTTCATAAGGCCTCTTATGTACAGAAACTGGCCGAGCAATTCGTGCCGAACGAACATGGAGTCCAGTCTGTAA